The Xiphias gladius isolate SHS-SW01 ecotype Sanya breed wild chromosome 7, ASM1685928v1, whole genome shotgun sequence genome window below encodes:
- the zgc:162193 gene encoding TRPM8 channel-associated factor homolog, translating to MSTQLIQSYHEGAYSSLMRGLKKLDLRGSCVPSNLVLTGDHAFPLAMNSRGQVLMAASLYGRGRIVVLGHEGYLTAFPALVENALTWLRGDGSDNLSVGVHKNVKAVVDNLSKSSFQANVVEAFGDNLGVGVYVTDAYSVGADPKDLVAFLKAGGGVLIAGQAWSWASKHPKKNTLLQFEGNKVSGLAGIYFSEHQGEVECLPVYPQIPSSWLALKVRKDFEDDLEFLLQGVSEFDLQGNLLASEALVHGPLAFPIGTTEDGRVFLAGTYYGQGRVIVVTHEGLLGRETMAPLWNNAIHWLDQGRKGVVGCVPGLNAVHKSGLKCEKTKFREDLSVFVCTAYSGDHVEEIQDFVAAGGGLLIGGHAWYWAQTYGGQNPMTDFSGNKILNKMGLSLLETTISAGSYKVPVPREAVKDTLHFRYLLRRFAGHITQGKELTLHEKEHLKKLDMECASFLNMKAYDSFAYTQILSILTDIFKKSGMPQASEQNPVKNPKDRLLLNVGSELYRVSPDPDALLPYLIKHNPEVPLVHIQTIRINADAAEETKWISTGLYLPPGMKTEMIMPAEMVNKRWMIQIGCQTDYLRAEELKRAPRVYEKFPITKEKMQVWNLWGGLIYLVAPPDSKVEGAEVIVQTAATAPYYKSGETTSADWSLLRTAPSPWAELEFDNIILTVPSDFVRDMERPDLVADLWNDIMKAVADLAVIPPKFPRKERIVADVQISHGWMHAGYPIMIYTSAGAHMVKPDDIRAKGMWGHIHELGHNQQRRCWEFPSHTTEATCNLWSVYVHEEVLGINRTKAHPAMTLESRKKRTEEYAKGGKKLSNWSMWVALETYMQLQEKFGWDAFKKVFAAYHEMSNFPGDNMKKMNLYAEKFSQTVGMNLCGFFKSWGWPIETATEEKLSSLPPWKDHPMVQYDCT from the exons ATGTCAACTCAGCTCATCCAGTCCTACCATGAAGGGGCCTACAGCTCTCTGATGAGAGGCTTGAAAAAGCTGGACCTCCGCGGCTCCTGTGTTCCCAGCAACCTGGTGCTGACTGGAGACCATGCCTTTCCTTTAGCCATGAATAGCCGAGGCCAAGTCCTGATGGCTGCCTCTCTGTATGGCCGTGGAAGGATTGTGGTCCTGGGTCATGAGGGCTACCTCACCGCCTTCCCTGCTCTAGTAGAGAACGCTCTGACCTGGCTGAGAGGAGATGGATCTGACAACCTGTCTGTGGGGGTCCACAAGAACGTCAAGGCAGTTGTTGATAACCTCAGCAAATCCAGCTTCCAAGCCAATGTTGTGGAGGCCTTTGGTGACAATCTTGGGGTCGGTGTGTATGTGACAGATGCCTACAGTGTAGGTGCAGACCCAAAGGACCTGGTGGCATTTCTGAAAGCTGGAGGAGGAGTGTTAATAGCAGGTCAGGCATGGAGCTGGGCTTCAAAGCATCCTAAGAAGAACACGCTGCTTCAGTTTGAAGGGAATAAGGTGTCTGGTTTGGCAGGGATCTACTTCTCTGAGCATCAGGGTGAGGTCGAGTGCCTGCCTGTGTATCCTCAGATCCCATCCTCCTGGTTGGCTTTAAA AGTCCGTAAGGATTTTGAGGATGACTTGGAGTTCTTACTCCAGGGGGTTTCAGAGTTTGACCTCCAGGGTAATTTATTGGCTTCTGAAGCTCTGGTCCACGGCCCGCTAGCCTTTCCCATTGGGACCACAGAAGATGGACGGGTGTTCCTTGCAGGAACCTACTATGGGCAGGGACGGGTCATTGTGGTGACTCATGAAGGACTTCTTGGACGCGAG ACAATGGCTCCACTCTGGAACAACGCCATCCACTGGTTGGATCAAGGCCGGAAGGGGGTCGTTGGTTGTGTGCCAGGACTCAACGCCGTCCACAAGTCAGGGTTAAAGTGTGAGAAGACAAAGTTCAGGGAAGAcctgagtgtatttgtgtgtacagCATACAGCGGTGACCATGTGGAGGAAATCCAAGACTTTGTAGCAGCGGGAGGAGGCCTGCTGATTGGTGGGCATGCCTGGTACTGGGCACAGACATATGGTGGGCAAAACCCAATGACAGATTTCTCAG GAAACAAGATCCTGAACAAAATGGGCTTGAGCCTGTTGGAGACAACAATTAGTGCAGGTTCCTACAAGGTCCCCGTGCCTCGCGAGGCCGTGAAAGACACCCTCCACTTCCGCTATCTTCTGCGTCGGTTTGCTGGTCATATTACCCAGGGCAAAGAACTTACCCTGCATGAAAAGGAACACCTTAAAAAACTGGACATGGAGTGTGCCAGCTTCTTGAACATGAAGGCTTATGACAGCTTCGCCTACACACAGATATTGTCCATCCTCACTGACATATTCAAGAAGTCGGGCATGCCACAG GCGAGTGAGCAGAACCCTGTGAAGAATCCCAAAGACCGCCTACTCCTCAATGTGGGGTCAGAGTTATACAGAGTTTCCCCTGATCCTGATGCCCTCCTGCCCTACCTCATCAAGCACAATCCCGAGGTGCCTTTGGTCCATATCCAAACGATAAGGATCAATGCTGACGCAGCAG aagAGACGAAGTGGATTAGTACAGGTCTGTACCTCCCTCCTGGTATGAAGACCGAGATGATCATGCCAGCAGAGATGGTCAACAAGAGATGGATG ATCCAGATAGGCTGTCAAACAGACTACTTGAGAGCTGAAGAGTTGAAGAGAGCACCACGTGTTTATGAGAAATTTCCTATTACCAAAGAAAAGATGCAGGTGTGGAACCTGTGGGGGGGACTCATCTACCTGGTGGCTCCACCTGACTCAAAGGTGGAGGGGGCAGAGGTTATAGTGCAGACAGCTGCTACTGCTCCTTATTACAAGTCCG GTGAGACAACCTCAGCTGACTGGTCCTTGCTGCGCACTGCTCCCTCACCCTGGGCAGAATTGGAGTTTGACAACATCATCCTCACTGTACCATCAGATTTTGTTCGGGACATGGAGCGTCCTGACTTGGTGGCAGACCTTTGGAATGACATCATGAAAGCTGTCGCAGATCTGGCTGTCATACCACCCAAATTTCCCCGCAAAGAACGCATTGTAGCAGATGTGCAGATTTCACATG GTTGGATGCATGCAGGCTATCCTATCATGATATACACGTCTGCAGGAGCTCATATGGTTAAACCAGATGATATCAGGGCCAAAGGAATGTGGGGACACATTCATGAACTGGGACACAACCAGCAGAGACGCTGCTGGGAGTTCCCATCACACACCACGGAGGCCACATGTAACCTGTggtctgtgtatgtgcatgaagAGGTGCTTGGGATCAACAGGACAAAG GCTCACCCAGCTATGACTTTAGAAAGTCGAAAGAAACGAACAGAGGAGTATGCTAAGGGGGGCAAGAAACTCAGCAACTGGTCAATGTGGGTGGCCCTGGAGACATATATGCAG CTCCAGGAAAAGTTTGGCTGGGATGCCTTTAAGAAGGTGTTTGCTGCCTACCATGAGATGAGCAACTTTCCCGGagacaacatgaaaaagatGAACCTGTATGCTGAGAAGTTCTCCCAGACTGTGGGGATGAACCTGTGTGGATTCTTCAAGTCCTGGGGCTGGCCCATTGAAACAGCCACTGAAGAGAAACTCTCCAGCCTGCCTCCCTGGAAGGACCACCCCATGGTCCAGTACGACTGTACTTAA
- the si:dkey-243k1.3 gene encoding endonuclease domain-containing 1 protein-like — protein sequence MGMFVWVDDDDDDDVYDVVERFEDVPECVMYFYKEKVPEWGASTSGAARLCQRFANRYHFATLYDTNHRIAVYSAYHFQSSNGGGRERRWFVEPQLVNLSWQAEMKDGYWLGKDHPGVYQGERQALNEDYTHSGFDRGHLNPNGHHAVPSRNATFTLTNVVPQNPKLNQNAWRIHESQLTHLFQTKCSKAYVLVGAIPSADNWIVKNNVRRVNIPDYLWNAYCCVDNNGRPLQSGAATARNTEANWVEKRSLEELGEFLQQFSNQPVGELFYNSCRV from the exons ATGTTGTGGAACGCTTCGAG GATGTGCCAGAATGCGTGATGTACTTCTACAAAGAGAAGGTGCCAGAGTGGGGGGCCTCTACAAGCGGTGCTGCCCGTCTCTGTCAGCGCTTTGCCAACAG GTACCACTTTGCCACACTGTATGACACAAACCATCGCATTGCTGTCTACTCTGCCTATCATTTCCAGTCGAGCAATGGAGGTggcagggagaggaggtggtTTGTAGAACCTCAG CTGGTTAACTTGTCCTGGCAAGCGGAGATGAAGGATGGCTACTGGCTGGGGAAGGACCACCCTGGGGTCTACcaaggagagagacaggctcTGAATGAAGACTACACACACTCTGGCTTTGACCGTGGTCACCTTAACCCCAACGGACACCATGCAG TCCCTAGCCGCAATGCCACCTTCACCCTGACCAATGTGGTCCCTCAGAACCCCAAACTGAACCAGAATGCCTGGAGGATCCATGAGTCCCAGCTCACCCACCTTTTCCAGACCAAGTGCTCCAAGGCCTATGTGCTGGTTGGGGCCATTCCCTCTGCAGACAACTGGATTGTCAAAAACAATGTGAGGCGTGTCAACATCCCAGACTACCTGTGGAATGCCTATTGCTGTGTGGACAACAATGGTAGGCCCCTTCAGAGTGGTGCTGCCACAGCAAGGAACACTGAAGCCAACTGGGTGGAGAAGCGCTCTCTGGAAGAACTGGGAGAATTCCTGCAGCAGTTCTCCAATCAACCAGTGGGGGAGCTGTTTTACAACAGCTGCAGGGTATGA